A section of the Alkalihalobacillus sp. LMS39 genome encodes:
- a CDS encoding DUF72 domain-containing protein: protein MMKIGLTGWGDHDDLYPERLPSHEKLKEYSKHFQTVEVDSSFYAIQPVRNYEKWVHETPDDFEFVVKAYQGMTGHQRGKIPFVSEKEMFSAFVQSVQPLVEANKLAMVLFQFPPWFVCTKDSVNVLRKVKRFVGHLPLALEFRHQSWFLPQYREQTLQFMKEEGWIHSICDEPQAGLGSVPTVLEVTNQVKTLIRLHGRNVDGWIDPGDGTWRDVRYLYDYSTEELSDWVRWIKELQKETNELHVLFNNNSGGDAAKNAKELQRLFGETPRTFAPRQISLFEE, encoded by the coding sequence ATGATGAAGATAGGGTTAACTGGGTGGGGTGACCATGATGATCTTTATCCAGAACGTTTACCAAGTCATGAAAAATTAAAAGAATATAGTAAGCATTTCCAAACGGTTGAAGTGGATTCTTCTTTTTATGCGATCCAACCGGTTCGAAATTATGAAAAGTGGGTTCATGAAACACCGGATGACTTTGAATTTGTTGTGAAAGCTTATCAAGGGATGACAGGGCATCAGCGTGGAAAAATCCCGTTTGTTTCTGAAAAAGAAATGTTTAGTGCTTTTGTGCAATCTGTGCAACCATTAGTAGAGGCAAACAAACTTGCGATGGTTTTGTTTCAATTCCCTCCATGGTTTGTATGTACAAAGGATAGTGTGAATGTGCTTCGAAAAGTGAAACGCTTTGTCGGCCATCTTCCGCTTGCACTAGAATTTCGTCATCAATCTTGGTTTTTACCACAGTATCGTGAACAGACATTGCAGTTTATGAAAGAGGAAGGCTGGATTCATAGCATTTGTGATGAACCGCAGGCAGGACTCGGATCGGTTCCAACGGTTTTAGAAGTGACAAATCAGGTTAAAACCTTGATTCGTTTACACGGACGTAATGTAGATGGATGGATCGATCCAGGTGATGGGACTTGGCGAGATGTCCGCTATTTATATGATTACTCAACTGAGGAATTATCGGATTGGGTTCGTTGGATAAAAGAGTTACAAAAAGAAACCAATGAATTACATGTGTTATTTAATAATAACTCAGGTGGCGACGCCGCTAAAAATGCGAAAGAACTACAACGGTTATTTGGAGAAACACCGCGCACATTTGCTCCACGGCAAATTTCGTTGTTTGAGGAATAA
- the sufB gene encoding Fe-S cluster assembly protein SufB — MAKKAPEIGEYKYGFRDKDVSIFRSKKGLTPEIVKEISNMKKEPQWMLDFRLKSLEQFYKMPMPQWGGNLAELNFDDITYYVKPSEKSEKSWDEVPEEIKNTFDKLGIPEAEQKYLAGVSAQYESEVVYHNMKEDLQDLGIVFEDTDTALREHEEIFREHFGTIIPPSDNKFAALNSAVWSGGSFIYIPKGIKCETPLQAYFRINSENMGQFERTLIIADEDSHVHYVEGCTAPVYSTNSLHSAVVEIIVKKNAYCRYTTIQNWAPNIYNLVTKRAVAYENATMEWVDGNIGSKLTMKYPAVIMKGEGAKGTILSIAIAGKGQHQDAGAKVMHLAPNCSSTIVSKSISKHGGKVTYRGIAHFGRKSEGSKAKIECDTLILDNQSTSDTIPYNEILNNNITLEHEATVSKVSEDQLFYLMSRGLSEEEATEMIVMGFIEPFTKELPMEYAVEMNRLIKFEMEGSIG, encoded by the coding sequence ATGGCAAAGAAAGCGCCTGAAATCGGTGAATATAAATACGGGTTTCGAGATAAAGATGTATCGATTTTCCGTTCTAAAAAAGGGTTAACACCAGAGATCGTGAAAGAAATTTCCAACATGAAAAAAGAGCCACAATGGATGTTAGATTTCCGTCTAAAATCATTGGAGCAGTTTTATAAAATGCCTATGCCTCAATGGGGAGGTAATTTAGCTGAATTAAACTTTGATGACATTACGTATTATGTTAAGCCGTCTGAAAAGTCCGAGAAGTCTTGGGATGAAGTTCCAGAAGAAATTAAAAATACGTTTGATAAGTTAGGGATTCCAGAAGCAGAGCAAAAGTATTTAGCTGGGGTATCTGCTCAGTATGAATCTGAAGTTGTTTATCATAACATGAAAGAGGATCTTCAAGACTTAGGAATTGTTTTTGAAGATACTGATACGGCTTTACGCGAGCATGAAGAGATTTTCAGAGAGCATTTTGGAACGATTATTCCGCCTTCTGATAATAAATTCGCTGCGTTAAACTCAGCGGTATGGTCTGGTGGTTCGTTCATCTATATTCCTAAAGGAATAAAATGTGAAACACCGCTTCAAGCATACTTCCGTATTAACTCTGAAAATATGGGACAATTCGAGCGTACGTTAATTATTGCAGATGAGGATAGTCATGTGCATTATGTTGAAGGTTGTACAGCACCTGTTTATTCAACAAACTCACTTCATAGTGCGGTTGTTGAAATCATCGTTAAGAAAAACGCATATTGCCGTTACACGACGATTCAAAACTGGGCTCCAAACATTTATAACCTTGTTACAAAACGTGCGGTGGCTTATGAAAATGCAACAATGGAATGGGTCGATGGAAACATTGGTTCAAAATTAACGATGAAATATCCAGCCGTTATTATGAAAGGTGAAGGAGCAAAAGGAACAATCCTTTCGATTGCGATTGCAGGAAAAGGACAGCACCAAGATGCAGGAGCAAAAGTCATGCATCTTGCACCAAATTGTTCATCAACGATTGTTTCTAAGTCCATTTCTAAACATGGTGGTAAAGTAACATATCGTGGAATTGCTCACTTTGGAAGAAAATCAGAAGGTTCTAAAGCGAAGATTGAGTGTGATACGTTAATTCTAGATAACCAATCGACGTCTGATACAATTCCTTATAACGAAATTTTAAATAACAACATTACACTTGAACACGAAGCGACTGTTTCAAAAGTATCTGAGGACCAATTGTTCTATCTCATGAGTCGTGGATTGTCTGAAGAAGAAGCAACAGAAATGATCGTAATGGGCTTTATCGAGCCATTTACAAAAGAACTTCCAATGGAATATGCGGTTGAAATGAACCGTTTAATCAAGTTCGAGATGGAAGGTTCTATTGGTTAA
- the sufU gene encoding Fe-S cluster assembly sulfur transfer protein SufU translates to MSLGNNLDTLYRQVIMDHYKNPRNRGEFDGDSLTVNMNNPTCGDRIQLQMKVEDGKITDAKFVGEGCSISMASASMMTQAVKGLEVKEALVMSDIFSDMMLGKDYDDSTFDLGDIEALQGVAKFPARIKCATLAWKAMEKGLQGETEE, encoded by the coding sequence ATGTCTTTAGGTAATAATCTTGACACGTTATACCGACAAGTCATAATGGATCATTATAAAAATCCTCGTAATCGTGGAGAATTTGATGGTGATTCATTAACGGTGAATATGAACAACCCAACTTGTGGTGACCGAATTCAACTTCAAATGAAAGTGGAGGACGGAAAAATCACAGATGCAAAATTTGTTGGTGAAGGTTGTTCCATTAGTATGGCTTCTGCTTCGATGATGACTCAAGCTGTAAAAGGTCTAGAAGTAAAAGAAGCATTAGTCATGTCTGATATCTTTTCGGATATGATGTTAGGGAAGGATTATGATGATTCGACGTTTGATTTAGGTGACATCGAAGCATTACAAGGAGTTGCCAAATTTCCAGCTCGAATTAAATGTGCAACATTGGCATGGAAAGCGATGGAGAAAGGTCTCCAAGGCGAAACAGAAGAGTAA
- a CDS encoding cysteine desulfurase produces MDVIEVRKQFPILDQNVNGKPLVYLDSAATSQKPLKVIEALDDYYRRYNSNVHRGVHTLGTLATDGYEGAREKVRSFVNAKSTEEIIFTRGTTTAINLVASSYGRSTVTEGDEIVITPMEHHSNIIPWQQVAKVTGATLKYLPLQADGSISLDDVENTITDKTKIVAVMQVSNVLGVINPVKEIAAIAHKHGAIMVVDGAQSAPHMKIDVQDIDCDFFAFSGHKMGGPTGIGVLYGKKALLNQMEPIEFGGEMIDFVGLQESTWKELPWKFEGGTPIIAGAIGLGAAIDFLEEVGLDAIANHEHDLAQYAVERMSEIEGMTIYGPKERAGLVTFNIDDVHPHDVATVLDAEGIAVRAGHHCAQPLMKWLEVSATARASFYLYNTKDEIDVLVNGLIKTKEYFGDVFR; encoded by the coding sequence ATGGATGTAATAGAGGTTCGTAAGCAGTTTCCGATATTGGATCAAAACGTAAACGGAAAACCTCTTGTATATTTAGATAGTGCAGCAACGTCCCAAAAACCATTAAAGGTCATTGAAGCACTTGATGATTATTATCGCCGTTATAATTCTAACGTCCACCGTGGGGTTCATACGCTTGGGACGTTAGCCACTGACGGTTATGAAGGGGCGAGAGAAAAAGTCCGTTCGTTTGTCAATGCAAAGTCTACAGAGGAAATTATTTTCACACGTGGAACGACAACGGCGATTAATTTAGTAGCATCAAGTTATGGTCGATCTACAGTGACAGAAGGTGATGAGATTGTCATCACACCGATGGAACATCATAGTAATATTATTCCTTGGCAACAAGTCGCTAAAGTAACAGGAGCAACATTAAAGTATCTTCCATTACAAGCGGATGGCTCGATTTCATTAGATGACGTCGAAAATACGATTACAGATAAGACGAAAATTGTCGCTGTAATGCAAGTGTCCAATGTACTTGGTGTCATTAATCCGGTTAAAGAAATTGCTGCCATTGCGCATAAGCATGGTGCTATAATGGTAGTAGACGGTGCACAAAGTGCGCCACATATGAAAATCGATGTACAGGATATTGATTGTGATTTCTTTGCCTTTTCGGGACATAAAATGGGCGGACCTACTGGAATAGGGGTACTGTATGGTAAAAAAGCATTGCTAAATCAAATGGAACCAATTGAGTTTGGCGGTGAAATGATTGATTTTGTAGGCTTGCAAGAATCGACGTGGAAAGAACTTCCTTGGAAATTTGAAGGGGGTACACCAATCATTGCCGGAGCTATTGGCTTAGGGGCAGCGATTGATTTTTTAGAAGAAGTCGGACTTGACGCCATTGCCAATCATGAACATGATTTAGCACAATATGCAGTGGAAAGAATGTCTGAAATAGAAGGTATGACGATCTATGGACCTAAAGAACGTGCGGGCCTTGTCACCTTTAATATTGACGATGTCCACCCACATGATGTAGCGACGGTTTTAGATGCTGAAGGAATCGCTGTTCGTGCAGGTCATCACTGTGCACAACCATTAATGAAATGGTTAGAAGTGTCAGCTACCGCTCGTGCTAGTTTTTATTTATACAATACAAAAGATGAAATCGATGTACTCGTCAACGGTTTAATAAAAACAAAGGAGTATTTTGGCGATGTCTTTAGGTAA
- the sufD gene encoding Fe-S cluster assembly protein SufD produces MSVETKITFDQDYIKEFSKGRGEPEWLLNLRLSSLDTVDQKELPKPDKTKITSWNFTDFKHEQGGKELVSSASELHEEVVALIGEETDNQNLLVFQDATVVYEKSGSELANQGVIFTDIATAARDHSDLLQKYFMNDVVKYDENRLTALHGALMNGGVFIYVPKNTELTVPLQTIVQLEKEGTGLFNHVIVVAEDNSSVTYVENYVSFANVNNAVANIVAEVFVGQNARVSFGGVDNLGAGVTTYVVRRANVARDGRVDWALGQMNDGNTVSDNTTHLIGENSYADTKTVTIGRGQQKQNFTTQIFHHGKHSEGYILKHGVMREEATMIFNGITKIEHGATKSNGEQTERVLMLSEKARGDANPILLIDEDDVTAGHAASVGRIDPLQMFYLMSRGITKLEAERLIIHGFLAPVVNQLPVESVKDRMREVIERKVK; encoded by the coding sequence ATGTCAGTTGAGACAAAAATTACGTTTGACCAAGACTACATTAAAGAATTCTCTAAAGGCCGTGGCGAACCAGAATGGTTATTGAACTTACGCCTATCGTCTTTAGATACAGTGGACCAAAAGGAATTACCAAAACCAGATAAAACAAAAATTACGAGCTGGAATTTTACTGACTTCAAACATGAACAAGGTGGAAAAGAGCTAGTCAGTTCTGCTTCAGAATTACATGAAGAAGTTGTTGCTTTAATTGGAGAAGAAACAGATAATCAAAATCTCCTTGTTTTTCAAGATGCTACAGTTGTTTATGAAAAGTCAGGTTCAGAGTTAGCAAATCAAGGTGTTATTTTTACTGATATTGCGACAGCTGCTCGTGACCACAGTGACTTGCTTCAAAAATATTTTATGAACGATGTTGTGAAATATGATGAAAATCGTCTTACAGCTCTTCATGGTGCACTAATGAACGGTGGAGTATTTATTTATGTTCCGAAAAATACTGAATTAACGGTGCCGCTTCAAACGATAGTACAGTTAGAAAAAGAAGGTACTGGATTATTTAACCATGTTATCGTTGTAGCAGAAGACAATAGTTCTGTAACATATGTTGAAAACTATGTTTCTTTTGCAAATGTTAACAATGCTGTTGCAAACATCGTTGCAGAAGTATTTGTTGGACAAAATGCTCGTGTTTCCTTTGGTGGAGTTGATAATTTAGGTGCGGGTGTAACAACTTATGTTGTTCGTCGTGCAAATGTGGCTCGTGATGGAAGAGTTGATTGGGCGTTAGGACAAATGAACGATGGTAACACAGTTTCAGATAATACAACGCATCTTATTGGCGAAAATTCATATGCTGATACAAAAACAGTAACGATTGGCCGTGGGCAACAAAAACAAAACTTCACAACTCAAATTTTCCACCATGGCAAACATTCTGAAGGATATATTTTAAAGCATGGCGTTATGCGTGAAGAAGCAACAATGATTTTTAACGGGATTACAAAAATCGAGCATGGCGCAACAAAGTCAAACGGAGAGCAAACAGAACGAGTGTTAATGTTAAGTGAAAAAGCTCGTGGGGATGCAAACCCAATTTTATTAATTGACGAAGATGATGTAACAGCAGGTCATGCTGCTTCTGTAGGACGAATTGATCCATTGCAAATGTTCTATTTAATGAGTCGTGGAATTACAAAACTTGAAGCAGAGCGCTTAATCATTCATGGATTCTTAGCACCTGTCGTAAATCAACTTCCAGTAGAATCTGTAAAAGATCGTATGCGCGAAGTGATTGAAAGGAAAGTCAAGTAA
- the sufC gene encoding Fe-S cluster assembly ATPase SufC: MSAPYLKIENLQVEIEGKQILKDFNLEIKGGEIHAIMGPNGTGKSTLASALMGHPKYEITGGTVTFNGEDLLEMEVDERAQAGLFLAMQYPSEISGITNADFLRSAINSKREEGDEISLMKFIRQLDKKMDLLEMNQEFAQRYLNEGFSGGEKKRNEILQLLMLEPKIAILDEIDSGLDIDALKVVSKGVNEMRGEEFGCLIITHYQRLLNYITPDKVHVMMQGRIVKSGGAELAERLEAEGYDWIKEELGIEDEKVQA; this comes from the coding sequence ATGTCAGCACCATATTTAAAAATTGAAAATCTTCAAGTCGAAATCGAAGGGAAACAAATTTTAAAGGATTTCAATCTAGAAATTAAAGGTGGAGAAATCCATGCAATTATGGGACCAAACGGAACAGGTAAATCAACATTAGCATCAGCTTTAATGGGTCATCCAAAGTATGAAATTACGGGTGGAACGGTAACATTTAACGGTGAAGATTTACTTGAAATGGAAGTGGATGAGCGTGCTCAAGCAGGTTTGTTTTTAGCAATGCAGTATCCAAGTGAAATTAGTGGGATTACAAACGCGGACTTCTTACGTTCGGCAATCAATTCAAAACGTGAAGAAGGAGACGAAATTTCATTAATGAAATTCATTCGTCAACTTGATAAAAAAATGGACTTATTAGAAATGAATCAAGAATTTGCTCAACGTTATTTAAATGAAGGGTTTTCTGGTGGAGAAAAGAAAAGAAATGAAATCTTACAATTATTAATGCTTGAGCCAAAAATCGCGATCTTAGATGAAATTGATTCAGGTCTTGATATCGATGCATTAAAAGTTGTTTCAAAAGGTGTTAATGAAATGCGTGGAGAAGAGTTTGGTTGCTTAATCATCACTCACTACCAACGTCTATTAAATTACATCACGCCAGATAAAGTCCATGTAATGATGCAAGGTCGTATTGTAAAATCAGGTGGTGCCGAGTTAGCAGAGCGTCTAGAAGCTGAAGGATACGATTGGATTAAGGAAGAATTAGGAATCGAAGACGAAAAAGTTCAAGCATAG
- a CDS encoding carboxymuconolactone decarboxylase family protein — protein sequence MEQQDNMITMALQDYKEGLGQFTQKMPEIAKQYNAFTEACFAEGKLSKKEKQLIALGISIYGQDEYCIIYHTKGCLDQGCSEEEILEAVGVTAAFGGGAAMSQAVTLVQEAISELNSSNMKQ from the coding sequence ATGGAACAACAAGATAATATGATAACAATGGCGCTACAAGATTATAAAGAAGGACTTGGTCAATTTACCCAAAAAATGCCAGAAATCGCAAAGCAATATAATGCTTTTACAGAAGCTTGTTTTGCAGAAGGTAAATTATCAAAAAAAGAAAAACAATTAATTGCACTTGGCATTAGTATTTACGGTCAAGATGAATACTGCATTATTTATCATACAAAAGGATGCTTAGACCAAGGATGTTCAGAAGAGGAAATTCTTGAGGCTGTTGGTGTAACGGCGGCCTTTGGTGGAGGAGCAGCTATGAGTCAAGCTGTGACACTAGTACAAGAAGCAATTAGTGAGCTTAATTCCTCAAACATGAAACAATAA
- a CDS encoding DoxX family membrane protein, producing MFGQFLRENKYAAIILFFIRVYLGWTWLTIGWGKVTGDFNAAGYLQGATANPVMQGEAVVYPTYVAFLQNFAIPNAELFSFMVAWGELLVGLGLLLGILTTPAAFFGVMMNFAFMFAGTVSTNPWMILLSMFILAAGANAGRLGGDRYVMPYIKERVKAIRNNKKNKQLPKAPTPMAS from the coding sequence ATGTTTGGACAATTCTTACGTGAAAACAAATACGCTGCTATCATTTTATTCTTTATTCGTGTGTATCTCGGTTGGACTTGGTTAACAATTGGTTGGGGAAAAGTAACAGGTGACTTTAATGCCGCTGGTTATTTACAAGGCGCCACTGCCAATCCAGTCATGCAAGGAGAAGCTGTTGTTTATCCTACGTATGTAGCTTTTTTACAAAACTTCGCAATTCCAAATGCTGAGTTATTCAGCTTTATGGTTGCATGGGGTGAGCTATTAGTCGGATTAGGATTATTGCTTGGCATTCTAACTACACCTGCTGCGTTTTTCGGAGTCATGATGAACTTTGCCTTTATGTTTGCAGGAACTGTGTCTACTAACCCATGGATGATTTTACTTTCTATGTTTATTCTAGCTGCAGGGGCAAATGCAGGACGACTTGGTGGCGACCGTTATGTAATGCCTTATATTAAAGAAAGAGTAAAAGCGATTCGTAATAATAAAAAGAACAAGCAACTACCAAAAGCTCCTACACCAATGGCTAGCTAA
- a CDS encoding MetQ/NlpA family ABC transporter substrate-binding protein yields MKKLFGFVGAAALSFALVACGTSDEGQQQAGDTAGEGEQEERVTLVVGASAVPHTEVLEAAKPLLAEQGIDLEIKTFQDYILPNQTLRDGELDANYFQTPGYLAMQIEENGYEFESVGAIHAEPIGVYSKEYRSLDELPDGAKIIMSDSISDHGRILPIFERAGLIELDNAEGELATRENIVANPKNLDFSTLVEARILAPSFENGEGDAVVINTNYALEGGVDIEKYGIAFEGADVLQPNLIVVRSEDKDRPEFQTLVEVLRSEEIVNFINETYNGAVIPMVD; encoded by the coding sequence ATGAAGAAACTATTTGGTTTCGTAGGAGCAGCAGCGTTATCATTCGCATTAGTGGCGTGTGGTACAAGTGATGAAGGGCAACAACAAGCAGGTGATACTGCTGGAGAAGGCGAGCAAGAAGAACGTGTAACATTAGTAGTAGGGGCTTCAGCTGTTCCTCATACAGAAGTGTTAGAAGCAGCTAAACCATTACTAGCAGAACAAGGCATTGACCTAGAAATTAAAACATTCCAAGATTATATTTTACCAAACCAAACATTACGTGATGGTGAATTAGATGCAAACTATTTCCAAACACCTGGCTATTTAGCAATGCAAATCGAAGAAAATGGCTATGAGTTTGAAAGTGTTGGCGCCATTCATGCCGAACCAATTGGTGTTTATTCAAAAGAATATCGTTCTTTAGATGAACTTCCAGATGGAGCAAAAATCATTATGAGTGATTCAATCAGTGACCACGGCCGAATTTTGCCAATCTTTGAGCGTGCAGGTTTAATTGAACTTGATAATGCGGAAGGTGAACTAGCGACAAGAGAAAACATCGTTGCAAATCCGAAAAATCTTGATTTCTCTACATTAGTAGAAGCGAGAATTCTTGCACCATCATTTGAAAATGGTGAAGGCGATGCTGTTGTTATTAATACGAACTATGCCCTTGAGGGTGGAGTCGATATCGAGAAATACGGTATTGCGTTTGAAGGAGCAGACGTTCTTCAACCGAACTTAATTGTTGTTCGTTCTGAAGATAAAGATCGTCCAGAATTCCAAACATTAGTGGAGGTATTACGTTCAGAAGAAATCGTAAACTTCATTAATGAAACATATAACGGTGCTGTTATCCCTATGGTTGACTAA
- a CDS encoding methionine ABC transporter permease, producing MVDSTVEWFAKMKWDQLWDATLETLYMTSISVFATFILGILLGLVLYLTGKGNLWENDIANACIGAVVNIFRSIPFIILIILLFPFTRFVVGSILGANAALPALIIGAAPFYARMVEIALREIDKGVIEAAQSMGATNRQIIMKVLIPESLPALISGITVTAIALVSYTAMAGVIGAGGLGHFAYLEGFQRNNFQVTLVATIAILIVVFIIQWIGDFFTNKLDKR from the coding sequence ATGGTTGATTCAACCGTTGAGTGGTTTGCCAAAATGAAATGGGACCAACTATGGGATGCGACGCTTGAAACGCTTTATATGACCTCAATTTCTGTATTTGCTACTTTTATTCTTGGAATTTTACTTGGGCTCGTTCTTTATTTAACTGGGAAAGGGAATTTGTGGGAAAACGATATAGCGAATGCTTGTATCGGAGCGGTCGTTAATATTTTTCGCTCCATCCCATTTATTATTTTAATTATTTTATTATTTCCGTTTACAAGATTTGTAGTAGGATCGATTCTCGGTGCTAATGCAGCGTTACCCGCATTAATTATTGGGGCAGCTCCTTTTTATGCTCGGATGGTTGAAATTGCACTTCGAGAAATTGATAAAGGCGTAATTGAAGCTGCCCAATCAATGGGCGCAACAAATCGCCAAATTATAATGAAAGTTCTCATTCCAGAATCATTACCGGCTCTGATTTCAGGGATTACGGTAACCGCCATTGCGTTAGTGAGTTATACGGCAATGGCCGGTGTAATTGGAGCAGGTGGGCTCGGGCATTTTGCCTATTTGGAAGGATTTCAACGAAATAACTTCCAAGTGACGTTGGTGGCAACAATCGCAATCCTTATCGTTGTATTTATTATTCAATGGATTGGTGATTTTTTCACAAATAAATTAGACAAAAGATAA
- a CDS encoding methionine ABC transporter ATP-binding protein, producing MITLQNIRKWFHTKNGTVHAVDGVNLQIREGEIYGIIGYSGAGKSTLIRMLNSLERPSEGSVLVGESEMSRLKGNQLRKARQEISMIFQHFNLLWSRTVRENISFPLEIAGVKKEERIKRVDELIKLVGLEGRGESYPSQLSGGQKQRVGIARALANKPKVLLCDEATSALDPKTTDSILELLVDINKKLGLTVVLITHEMHVIRKICHRVAVMEAGKVVEEGEVLDVFRHPQQNITKEFVKQITEPEETKETIEHFISEGKGKVVQITFVGEEAEQPLITKIIRQFDVDISILQGKITKTQDGSYGTLFIQIDGEQAEINAAITFIKNQVNVEVIENG from the coding sequence ATGATAACATTGCAAAATATTCGGAAATGGTTTCATACGAAAAACGGTACCGTTCATGCGGTTGACGGAGTGAACTTACAAATACGAGAAGGAGAAATTTATGGCATTATCGGGTATAGCGGAGCGGGGAAAAGCACGTTGATCCGAATGTTAAATAGCTTAGAGCGTCCGTCAGAAGGAAGTGTTCTAGTCGGAGAAAGTGAAATGTCACGGTTAAAAGGCAATCAATTACGAAAGGCACGGCAAGAGATCAGTATGATCTTTCAACACTTTAACTTGTTATGGTCACGGACAGTAAGAGAGAACATATCTTTTCCATTAGAAATTGCAGGTGTAAAAAAAGAAGAACGCATCAAACGTGTAGATGAATTAATTAAGTTAGTTGGATTAGAAGGGAGAGGTGAATCGTATCCTTCCCAATTAAGTGGGGGCCAAAAGCAGCGTGTCGGTATCGCAAGGGCACTAGCGAATAAACCAAAAGTATTACTCTGTGATGAAGCGACTTCAGCACTTGACCCGAAGACAACAGACTCAATTTTAGAGCTGCTTGTAGATATTAATAAAAAACTAGGATTAACGGTTGTGTTAATAACACATGAAATGCATGTCATTCGAAAAATTTGTCATCGCGTAGCCGTGATGGAGGCAGGGAAAGTTGTGGAAGAAGGCGAGGTCCTTGATGTATTCCGCCACCCACAGCAAAACATTACAAAAGAATTTGTCAAACAAATTACCGAACCGGAAGAAACAAAAGAAACGATTGAACATTTCATCAGTGAAGGTAAAGGAAAAGTTGTGCAAATTACGTTTGTTGGTGAAGAAGCAGAACAGCCGTTAATTACAAAAATCATTCGCCAATTTGACGTTGATATTAGTATTCTCCAAGGAAAAATTACGAAAACCCAAGATGGTTCATACGGCACATTATTTATTCAAATCGACGGGGAACAAGCAGAAATTAATGCCGCGATTACTTTCATAAAAAATCAAGTGAATGTGGAGGTGATCGAGAATGGTTGA